From Parambassis ranga chromosome 9, fParRan2.1, whole genome shotgun sequence, the proteins below share one genomic window:
- the LOC114441420 gene encoding alpha-(1,3)-fucosyltransferase 7: protein MKTSRPPAILPVLLLSFLSTLLYYRFLNQRLYVQHHPHRNISILLWHWPFRHSYRLDGDRCQKMYNISGCFLSDKASTLSTADVVVFHHQELSTGLSSLPLHLDRPASQRWVWLSMEPPVNNRNLTQFNGLFNWTMSYRRDADISIPYGKTLPGGDDPNFQAALNRSCLVSWVVSRYQPHQARAAVYQSLKKHIPIEVYGMWNKKPLSNRKLLPTVSKCLFYLSFENSIAKDYISEKLWRNAFQAGVVPVVLGPSRATYEEMAPPHSFIHVSDFSNTADLAVYLKHLAANRQAYEKYFLWRHTHRIKTYTDWRERLCQICVRYHTLPAEKVYQDLEGWVNS, encoded by the coding sequence ATGAAGACATCTAGACCTCCTGCTATTCTTcccgtcctcctcctcagcttccTCTCGACCCTGCTTTACTACCGCTTCTTAAACCAGAGGCTCTACGTGCAGCATCATCCACACAGGAATATCAGCATCCTACTGTGGCACTGGCCCTTTCGCCACTCTTATAGACTTGATGGGGACAGATGCCAAAAAATGTACAACATCAGTGGCTGTTTCCTCTCTGATAAAGCCTCCACCCTCTCCACTGCTGATGTGGTAGTGTTTCACCACCAGGAGCTGAGCACAGGCTTGTCATCTCTGCCTCTGCACCTGGATCGACCAGCGTCTCAGCGCTGGGTGTGGCTGTCTATGGAGCCCCCTGTCAACAACAGAAACCTCACACAGTTCAATGGCCTGTTCAACTGGACAATGAGCTACAGAAGGGATGCAGACATATCTATCCCTTATGGAAAGACCCTGCCAGGAGGTGATGACCCAAATTTTCAGGCTGCCCTAAACCGTTCCTGCCTTGTCAGCTGGGTGGTCAGCAGATACCAGCCTCACCAAGCTCGGGCCGCTGTTTATCAAAGTCTGAAGAAGCACATCCCCATAGAAGTGTATGGCATGTGGAACAAGAAGCCTCTGTCAAACCGTAAGCTGTTACCCACAGTATCAAAATGTCTATTTTACCTGTCCTTCGAAAACTCAATTGCAAAGGACTACATCAGTGAGAAGCTCTGGAGGAACGCTTTCCAAGCTGGGGTTGTGCCAGTGGTGCTCGGCCCAAGCAGGGCAACATATGAAGAGATGGCTCCCCCTCATTCATTTATCCATGTGTCCGATTTTAGTAACACAGCAGATCTGGCTGTTTATCTGAAACATTTGGCTGCAAACAGGCAGGCCTATGAGAAGTACTTCCTGTGGCGGCACACTCACAGAATCAAAACCTACACAGACTGGAGAGAGAGGCTGTGTCAGATCTGTGTCAGGTATCACACTTTACCAGCCGAGAAAGTCTACCAAGACCTGGAGGGCTGGGTTAACAGCTAA